Proteins found in one Candidatus Fermentibacter sp. genomic segment:
- a CDS encoding glycosyltransferase family 2 protein produces MLEKPRISFFCPAYNDEGNIARTVSNVVAALESFAGAFDITIVEDGSPDGTAEVADGLAAADPRIRVIHHESNRGYGGALRTGFREACAGDFVAYTDGDGQYDFGEIGRLLDAADGTNVVAGFRLNRADSITRRLQTLVYGFLLRMLFGLSVKDVNCSMKLFPRASLDRISIDSDSAFIDAEILIKLSRLGVRIDQVGVHHYPRLTGRASGARWRVVRMTIADMLRMKRSLRSEAVG; encoded by the coding sequence ATGCTGGAGAAACCTCGCATCTCCTTCTTCTGCCCGGCCTACAACGACGAGGGTAACATCGCGAGAACCGTCTCCAACGTTGTTGCCGCCCTGGAGAGTTTCGCAGGAGCCTTCGACATCACGATCGTAGAGGACGGCTCCCCCGACGGGACCGCGGAGGTGGCCGACGGGCTCGCCGCGGCAGATCCGAGGATAAGGGTCATCCACCACGAGAGCAATCGCGGATATGGTGGCGCCCTCAGGACTGGATTCAGGGAGGCCTGCGCCGGTGACTTCGTGGCCTATACCGACGGCGACGGCCAGTACGACTTCGGAGAGATCGGGCGCCTGCTCGATGCGGCGGACGGGACGAACGTGGTCGCAGGGTTCCGGCTGAACAGGGCCGACAGCATCACACGCAGACTGCAGACCCTGGTCTACGGGTTCCTGCTCAGGATGCTCTTCGGGCTGTCCGTGAAGGACGTCAACTGCAGCATGAAGCTCTTTCCGAGGGCTTCGCTGGACAGGATCTCCATCGATTCCGACAGCGCGTTCATCGATGCGGAGATACTCATCAAGCTCTCCCGGCTCGGCGTGAGGATAGACCAGGTCGGGGTGCACCACTATCCGAGGCTCACGGGAAGGGCTTCCGGCGCCAGGTGGCGGGTCGTCAGGATGACCATAGCGGACATGCTGAGGATGAAGAGATCCCTTCGATCGGAGGCGGTCGGATGA
- the rfbD gene encoding dTDP-4-dehydrorhamnose reductase — translation MKTVVFGAGGMLGADLCEEWRGKAVLTPLSRSQCDVCEKGRVRDILGSERPDVAVLLAGATNVDRCETDPLYAFRANSLGPSVVSQVCRSLGIPILYVSTIAVFDGNKTSPYTEFDDPSPCSIYGRSKLQGEEAVRSFSPEHWIVRTGWLFGGGEKDSKFVPNLLRKAGQGGSIRVVRDCVGSPTYTLDLAAAILKLIETCPYGLYHVVGSGPAASRYELAREVLEAAGHDPESAIPCQSAEYPLPAPRPRMEAAESLVLELLNVDLGIPLWRDSLASYVRTRLQSLLH, via the coding sequence ATGAAGACCGTCGTCTTCGGCGCGGGAGGGATGCTGGGTGCGGACCTTTGCGAGGAATGGAGGGGGAAGGCTGTCCTGACGCCTCTGTCCCGCAGTCAGTGCGACGTGTGCGAGAAGGGCAGGGTCCGCGACATCCTTGGCTCGGAGAGGCCTGACGTCGCCGTGCTCCTGGCGGGCGCGACCAACGTGGACAGGTGCGAGACCGATCCTCTCTACGCATTCAGAGCCAACTCACTCGGCCCGAGCGTGGTCTCACAGGTCTGCAGATCGCTGGGGATCCCCATCCTGTATGTTTCGACGATCGCCGTATTCGACGGGAACAAGACATCTCCCTACACCGAATTCGACGATCCCTCGCCCTGCAGCATCTACGGCCGGTCGAAACTCCAGGGGGAGGAGGCCGTCAGATCTTTCTCGCCTGAGCACTGGATCGTCAGGACAGGCTGGCTCTTCGGCGGCGGCGAGAAGGACAGCAAGTTCGTGCCCAACCTCCTCAGAAAGGCCGGACAGGGCGGCAGCATCCGCGTCGTCCGCGACTGCGTGGGCTCGCCGACCTATACCCTCGACCTGGCGGCGGCCATCCTGAAGCTGATCGAAACCTGCCCGTACGGCCTGTATCACGTCGTCGGATCGGGGCCTGCCGCAAGCAGGTACGAGCTCGCCAGAGAGGTCCTCGAAGCGGCAGGGCATGATCCCGAGAGCGCCATCCCCTGCCAGTCGGCGGAGTATCCCCTTCCTGCTCCCAGGCCCCGCATGGAGGCAGCCGAGTCGCTCGTCCTCGAGCTTCTGAATGTCGATCTCGGCATCCCCCTGTGGCGGGACAGCCTGGCCTCCTATGTCAGAACCCGGCTCCAGTCCCTTCTCCACTGA